From Paenibacillus polymyxa, the proteins below share one genomic window:
- a CDS encoding non-ribosomal peptide synthetase, whose amino-acid sequence MFYALTHAQKRIWYNEKIHGTTAMHNLTGLVRIQKELELGALENAIQLFISKTEGLRIRIEEQDGEPVQYVKPYEKENIEYLDFSHETDPLQHFEQWLKVVSGQAMPLLNSKLYSFVIFRLGPDDVGYLGKFHHIIADGWALHIVSERISQYYTLLVNHRPLPADEEYSYIPIIDQEQAYLASERFIKNKMFWNEKFQTLPDMIPINKSKDISAVRSSFAIDSETSRIIQNFIQSSKLSVNVLFVSALLLYIYRTTQETDVVIGTPVLNRSGKKQKNTFGMFTSTMPFRIQVDEALDAYSWMKQVGTELMNFYFHQKYPYDLLAGDLELAQKGYDGLFDMCVNYYNMKFSPQFDGCPYEVQEVFSGYQPYALQLVIRDWEGSGRITLDFDYRVKAFSEMQIAKMFEHLMHMIREMIEQPYTPIAEIEMLSTQEHNELIYELNQTHSPYPSSLTITQLFEQQVVEKANEIACYFKEQTLTYRELNERANQLARFLKSRGIGQESIVGIMAGHSFELIISILAVLKSGGAYLPIDPHYPADRVSFMLEDSGAALLLTDAPLDDDISFSREVYRMDDASLYDGDDSNLEAKIGPDQLAYVIYTSGSTGKPKGVAVHHKGLVNYIYWANKTYFTAAREVFACYSSIAFDLTVTSIFTPLISGHAMSLYRDDDYSEFVLFRILKDQRTTIVKLTPAHLSLLQESDIRTSNVRKFIVGGEDFKVSLARNVHDIFGGNVTLYNEYGPTETVVGCMIHIYDSNRDIRRSVPIGVPSDNVAIYVLDAYLKPVPMQVKGEIYISGPGVARGYLNRPELTKERFLDNPFVPGERMYKTGDLGIRLENGLIEYLGRKDHQVKIKGFRIELGEIEGALSSYQGIQHVVVNVVESDEDNSQPMLYAYYVSDAAVSPELLKNYLHACLPHYMVPSHIIRLETVPLTSNGKVDKRKLPVPDLSSGLTSMYEEAHNEVENILVQVWEELFQMANIGIHDNFFALGGDSIKAIQMTSKLNNYDLEIGVQDILAHPNIAELAHYTRPKRQLYDSAPASGEILPTPISSWFMAQTFHNPHHYNQSIMLLLKNEMDRSALEKAFQKLIEHHDALRMSMEPDGKLFYNPELTIVSFKLDCYDMMHISAEARQHEFNNLVHNLQSGFDLSHRLPIRAALFDHGQETRELFITAHHLVVDGVSWRIILEDLLNAYHAIKEGEEVNFPRKTASVQAFAQELHHYSTTADLRKELEFWREMEGGDRYFPASITSQPSATVNYASCAGFEGHLSPVQTHKLLHEMSQAYHTEPVDLLLAALALSVKEWTGLDDFTYEVEHHGRSLDHIDVSRTVGWFTALYPLRIQMPGTEIGNVIAHVKELRRRVPHQGIGYGILKYMLGAIEKHTDIRPIRFNYLGQFDHESQSSDYVYRHTIDNQNVDNINHLTTAIEVNCLVVNDQLVIDMMYSTEMFEEESITEFMHMYVQAINQIIDFTVRQQNVHFTPSDFETAQISQEDIELLFE is encoded by the coding sequence ATGTTCTATGCATTAACGCATGCTCAAAAAAGAATTTGGTATAACGAAAAAATACATGGCACGACGGCCATGCATAATCTGACCGGACTAGTACGCATTCAAAAGGAACTCGAGCTTGGTGCACTGGAGAATGCGATTCAGCTCTTCATTTCCAAAACTGAAGGCCTCCGTATCCGGATCGAAGAGCAAGATGGAGAACCCGTACAATACGTTAAGCCCTATGAAAAGGAGAATATCGAATATCTTGATTTTAGTCATGAGACTGATCCTTTACAGCATTTTGAACAATGGCTGAAGGTCGTGAGCGGACAAGCGATGCCTCTGTTGAACTCCAAACTATATTCTTTTGTTATCTTTCGGCTGGGACCTGATGATGTTGGTTATTTGGGTAAATTTCATCATATTATTGCAGACGGTTGGGCTTTACATATCGTGTCGGAACGAATTTCGCAGTATTATACTCTACTAGTCAACCACCGTCCTCTCCCTGCTGATGAAGAATATTCCTACATACCTATCATTGATCAAGAACAAGCCTATCTAGCATCTGAACGTTTTATCAAAAATAAAATGTTCTGGAATGAAAAGTTTCAAACCTTACCTGATATGATACCCATCAACAAAAGTAAAGATATTTCGGCCGTTCGCTCATCCTTTGCCATCGATAGCGAAACCTCTCGCATCATCCAGAATTTTATCCAAAGCTCCAAGCTTTCTGTAAATGTGTTATTCGTATCCGCCCTTCTGCTTTACATCTACCGAACGACTCAAGAAACCGATGTAGTCATCGGGACACCTGTCCTGAACAGATCAGGAAAAAAGCAAAAAAATACGTTTGGCATGTTCACCAGCACAATGCCGTTTCGTATCCAAGTGGATGAAGCTTTAGATGCCTACTCCTGGATGAAGCAGGTGGGAACAGAGCTAATGAATTTTTACTTTCATCAAAAATATCCGTATGATCTTCTGGCTGGTGATTTGGAGCTTGCCCAAAAAGGATATGACGGTCTGTTTGATATGTGTGTTAATTATTACAATATGAAATTTAGTCCCCAATTTGATGGATGCCCCTATGAAGTTCAGGAAGTATTCAGTGGTTATCAGCCTTATGCCCTGCAGCTGGTTATACGTGATTGGGAGGGGAGCGGAAGAATTACGCTGGATTTTGACTATAGAGTGAAGGCTTTCAGCGAGATGCAGATTGCCAAAATGTTTGAGCATCTCATGCATATGATTCGCGAGATGATCGAGCAGCCATACACTCCGATTGCGGAAATTGAAATGCTGTCTACGCAGGAACACAATGAGCTAATCTATGAGCTGAATCAAACTCACTCCCCCTATCCTTCGTCCCTAACCATTACTCAGTTATTTGAACAGCAGGTCGTTGAAAAAGCTAATGAAATTGCCTGTTACTTTAAAGAGCAAACGTTAACCTATCGTGAGTTAAACGAACGAGCTAACCAACTGGCGAGATTTTTAAAAAGTAGGGGAATTGGCCAAGAGAGTATCGTCGGAATCATGGCGGGGCATTCGTTCGAACTTATCATTTCGATCTTAGCTGTATTGAAATCAGGCGGGGCCTACCTGCCGATAGATCCACACTATCCAGCTGACCGTGTTAGCTTTATGCTGGAGGATTCCGGGGCTGCCTTGCTGCTCACCGACGCACCATTGGATGATGATATCTCTTTTTCCAGAGAAGTCTATCGTATGGATGATGCATCCCTGTACGATGGTGATGACTCCAATCTGGAGGCGAAAATCGGACCGGACCAGCTCGCTTATGTCATTTATACCTCTGGTTCCACAGGCAAGCCTAAAGGAGTTGCAGTCCACCACAAGGGACTTGTGAATTACATATATTGGGCGAATAAAACCTACTTTACCGCCGCACGTGAGGTCTTTGCCTGTTATTCGTCAATAGCCTTTGACTTGACCGTCACTTCCATATTCACCCCATTAATCAGCGGTCATGCCATGAGCCTCTACAGGGATGACGATTACAGCGAATTCGTATTGTTTCGCATTCTGAAAGACCAGCGTACAACCATTGTGAAGCTTACTCCCGCCCATTTGTCCCTTCTTCAAGAGTCGGATATTCGTACATCGAACGTCCGCAAATTCATTGTGGGTGGAGAAGATTTCAAAGTCAGTCTTGCCCGGAACGTTCATGACATATTTGGTGGCAATGTTACTCTGTACAATGAGTACGGACCTACAGAAACCGTTGTAGGCTGCATGATCCATATTTATGATTCGAACCGAGATATCCGAAGATCCGTTCCTATCGGCGTACCTTCTGATAACGTGGCTATATATGTGCTGGATGCGTACTTAAAGCCTGTTCCTATGCAGGTAAAAGGAGAAATTTACATTTCCGGTCCCGGAGTGGCGAGAGGATATTTGAATAGACCTGAACTCACAAAAGAAAGATTTCTCGATAATCCTTTTGTTCCAGGAGAACGAATGTATAAAACCGGAGACTTGGGAATACGGCTGGAAAATGGCCTGATTGAATACCTTGGCCGGAAAGATCACCAAGTCAAAATCAAAGGCTTTCGTATCGAACTGGGGGAAATTGAAGGCGCGCTATCCTCATATCAAGGTATTCAGCACGTTGTTGTGAATGTAGTGGAATCGGACGAAGACAATAGCCAGCCTATGTTGTATGCCTACTATGTATCAGATGCTGCTGTCTCTCCCGAGCTTCTCAAAAATTATTTACATGCTTGTCTTCCCCATTACATGGTGCCTAGCCATATAATCCGGCTCGAGACCGTACCACTTACGTCAAATGGTAAGGTCGACAAGCGGAAACTTCCTGTACCAGACCTGTCCTCTGGATTAACAAGCATGTATGAAGAAGCTCATAATGAGGTTGAAAATATTCTCGTGCAGGTTTGGGAAGAGCTATTCCAGATGGCTAACATAGGTATCCATGATAATTTCTTCGCACTGGGCGGAGACTCTATTAAGGCAATCCAAATGACATCCAAATTAAATAACTATGATCTGGAGATAGGCGTACAGGATATTTTAGCGCATCCCAATATCGCGGAGCTTGCTCATTATACACGTCCAAAGCGTCAGCTATACGATTCAGCTCCAGCCAGCGGAGAAATTCTGCCCACTCCTATCTCCAGTTGGTTTATGGCGCAGACATTTCACAATCCTCATCACTATAATCAATCGATCATGCTTCTGCTGAAAAACGAAATGGATCGTTCCGCTTTGGAAAAGGCCTTTCAGAAGTTGATCGAGCATCACGATGCTTTAAGGATGAGCATGGAGCCTGATGGCAAGTTATTTTATAATCCAGAACTCACCATCGTCTCGTTCAAGCTGGATTGTTACGATATGATGCATATTTCAGCCGAGGCACGGCAACATGAATTCAATAACCTGGTGCATAACCTGCAATCCGGTTTCGATCTGTCCCACCGTCTTCCTATCCGCGCAGCTCTATTCGATCACGGACAGGAAACTCGGGAACTGTTCATCACTGCCCATCATCTGGTTGTAGACGGAGTTTCCTGGAGAATTATATTGGAGGATTTATTGAATGCATACCATGCTATAAAAGAAGGTGAGGAGGTAAATTTCCCAAGAAAAACAGCCTCAGTTCAAGCCTTTGCTCAAGAACTCCATCACTATTCCACGACTGCGGATCTACGGAAAGAGCTAGAGTTTTGGCGCGAAATGGAGGGTGGAGACCGCTATTTTCCAGCATCTATCACAAGCCAACCATCTGCTACCGTAAACTATGCTTCATGCGCTGGGTTCGAAGGTCATCTTTCTCCTGTCCAAACGCACAAACTGCTCCATGAGATGTCGCAGGCTTACCATACCGAACCTGTAGATTTACTGCTGGCTGCCTTGGCGTTAAGTGTAAAGGAATGGACCGGATTGGACGATTTCACTTATGAGGTTGAGCATCACGGAAGGAGTCTAGATCACATAGACGTATCCAGAACGGTTGGCTGGTTTACTGCGTTATATCCCTTACGTATTCAAATGCCGGGCACAGAAATAGGCAATGTCATTGCACATGTCAAGGAACTGCGCAGACGTGTTCCCCATCAGGGTATAGGTTATGGCATCTTAAAATATATGCTAGGGGCTATTGAAAAGCATACAGACATTCGTCCTATACGCTTCAATTATCTGGGACAATTCGATCACGAAAGTCAAAGTTCAGACTATGTATATAGGCATACTATAGACAATCAAAATGTAGATAACATCAATCATCTAACGACCGCCATCGAAGTTAACTGCCTGGTTGTTAACGATCAATTAGTAATCGATATGATGTACAGTACAGAAATGTTTGAAGAAGAAAGTATAACTGAATTTATGCATATGTATGTCCAAGCAATCAATCAGATCATTGATTTTACGGTTCGTCAGCAGAATGTTCATTTCACTCCTTCGGACTTTGAAACCGCTCAGATTAGTCAGGAGGATATTGAATTACTTTTCGAGTAA
- a CDS encoding glycoside hydrolase family 25 protein gives MQNRIPNAAEGIDVSRYQGTIDWKRVRADGKSFAFIKASQGQRYVDPTFITNAKGIKAAGLLLGAYHFVDATSVNTAKAEARHFAEVLDQVGGAKALDLPAVMDYENNPGKLSSAAIHEVALAFLTEFERVSGRKPMVYTGNAFATHFKAPLDSYKLWIARYSTQVPNDTTAWKCWDFWQYSDSGRVEGIQGPVDLNVYTGTEAELRQAFAGEEGEEPMTAEEKAAFKALQQQVAALENSKDVLKQTLNEQSAYIKKVDQRVAELEARQAMPVPVWAKEAVAAAVAVNPASPIVDAKLPSSYDFYRLLVVLNRLGVFKKAK, from the coding sequence ATGCAAAATCGCATCCCTAATGCTGCCGAAGGCATTGACGTGTCCCGATATCAGGGAACGATTGATTGGAAACGTGTGCGAGCCGATGGTAAATCGTTTGCATTTATTAAAGCAAGTCAAGGACAGCGTTACGTTGATCCAACATTTATCACGAATGCAAAAGGGATCAAGGCAGCCGGGCTTCTGCTGGGAGCTTACCATTTTGTAGATGCAACCAGTGTAAACACAGCCAAAGCGGAAGCCAGACATTTCGCCGAGGTACTGGATCAGGTGGGAGGCGCGAAAGCGCTCGACTTACCAGCGGTGATGGATTATGAAAACAATCCGGGAAAGCTTAGCTCGGCCGCGATTCATGAGGTTGCGCTGGCATTTTTGACGGAATTTGAACGAGTAAGCGGCCGCAAGCCGATGGTATATACGGGCAATGCTTTTGCTACCCATTTTAAAGCCCCGTTGGATAGTTATAAACTGTGGATTGCGCGTTATAGTACACAGGTGCCCAATGATACTACAGCATGGAAGTGCTGGGACTTCTGGCAATACAGCGATAGTGGACGGGTTGAAGGCATTCAAGGGCCAGTTGATCTGAATGTATATACCGGAACAGAGGCTGAGCTACGCCAAGCATTTGCAGGAGAAGAGGGGGAAGAGCCGATGACAGCAGAGGAAAAAGCGGCATTTAAGGCCCTGCAGCAGCAGGTCGCCGCCCTTGAAAACAGCAAAGATGTGCTCAAGCAAACATTAAATGAACAGAGCGCGTATATTAAAAAGGTGGATCAGCGAGTAGCTGAACTGGAGGCGCGTCAGGCTATGCCTGTACCGGTCTGGGCCAAGGAAGCGGTGGCTGCCGCCGTTGCAGTTAATCCGGCAAGCCCGATTGTGGATGCGAAACTGCCAAGCAGTTATGATTTTTATCGCTTACTGGTCGTGTTGAACCGTCTGGGTGTGTTTAAAAAAGCCAAATAA
- a CDS encoding phage holin family protein, with protein sequence MHEKIDQIWLGFSTGALIGYFFGGWTTMLTLLWWMVVIDFFTGWAAAWINGELKSRQGYYGIFRKVTVFLLITVAHLIDGILGDAHYFRDAVVFFYLANELLSIIENVGRMGVPMPDILRNAVAIFESKSSGEKIKPTDPSDKQNKAL encoded by the coding sequence ATGCATGAAAAGATCGATCAGATTTGGCTGGGGTTTTCCACGGGGGCCTTGATCGGTTATTTTTTCGGGGGGTGGACTACAATGTTGACGTTGCTGTGGTGGATGGTCGTGATCGACTTTTTCACCGGATGGGCAGCGGCCTGGATTAATGGGGAGCTGAAAAGCCGCCAAGGATATTACGGTATTTTTCGCAAGGTTACCGTGTTTTTGCTCATTACGGTAGCCCATCTAATCGACGGTATTCTCGGGGATGCACACTATTTCCGGGATGCCGTCGTTTTCTTTTATTTAGCGAACGAGCTGTTGTCTATTATAGAAAATGTGGGCAGAATGGGAGTGCCAATGCCGGATATTTTGCGGAATGCGGTCGCCATTTTTGAGTCCAAGTCGAGTGGGGAAAAAATAAAGCCAACCGATCCTTCTGACAAGCAAAATAAAGCTTTATAA
- a CDS encoding phage tail protein: MSIQQPRRFVTTDQGHADVLNVPIDTLYANDQELAAQVENIKKDPAGNGVASKEALDNHASNTEIHVTAAKQAAWSAAEGNAKQYSRDYAAPKQHSHPASDLPSASTQARGIVQLNTSTGSTATDQAATPSAVKAANDRANEAYNRAEQAFQSGNDYKQRLVAEIIANGGSATMSEDFNSLISKIAQSAQMKYKAQTIQRGTANGDLFTMPAGFNSLASGSLLSYGPGLSSAFYMSMSQDATVLFYMLDGFGRRFDFPVHREPWKSGSTYYCTGFKIDKAVGTASVIFYTGSAQQGTGGPTISISIPGDFNLKGGVKLRCDITGSITWYYQSYLTAIGW; this comes from the coding sequence ATGAGCATACAACAACCACGCAGATTTGTTACTACCGACCAAGGACATGCGGACGTTCTGAATGTCCCCATTGATACTCTTTATGCAAATGATCAGGAATTGGCCGCACAGGTTGAAAATATCAAAAAGGACCCAGCTGGAAACGGGGTTGCTTCCAAGGAAGCGCTAGACAATCATGCCAGCAATACAGAGATCCATGTTACGGCAGCCAAACAAGCGGCCTGGAGCGCAGCAGAGGGGAATGCCAAACAATATTCAAGGGATTACGCAGCTCCGAAGCAACATAGTCATCCGGCATCGGATTTGCCTTCTGCGTCAACACAGGCGAGGGGGATTGTACAGCTTAATACTTCTACCGGCAGCACAGCTACAGATCAGGCAGCTACGCCTAGTGCGGTAAAAGCTGCTAATGATCGAGCTAATGAAGCTTACAATCGGGCTGAACAGGCTTTTCAATCTGGCAATGATTACAAGCAACGCTTGGTAGCCGAAATCATTGCCAATGGAGGATCGGCTACAATGTCAGAGGACTTTAATAGTCTCATCTCGAAAATAGCACAATCTGCACAAATGAAATATAAGGCTCAAACGATCCAGCGGGGGACGGCTAACGGCGACCTATTCACGATGCCTGCTGGGTTTAACAGCCTGGCTTCCGGTTCACTCTTGTCATATGGCCCCGGGCTCAGTTCGGCTTTCTATATGTCCATGAGTCAGGATGCTACTGTTTTATTCTACATGCTGGATGGTTTCGGTAGACGGTTTGACTTTCCGGTACACCGTGAGCCTTGGAAAAGCGGCTCTACCTACTACTGTACCGGATTCAAAATCGATAAGGCAGTAGGAACAGCTAGTGTTATTTTTTATACGGGATCTGCACAGCAGGGGACTGGTGGCCCGACGATATCAATCAGCATCCCAGGAGACTTTAACTTAAAAGGTGGGGTCAAATTGCGCTGTGATATTACGGGCAGCATCACTTGGTACTATCAAAGTTATCTTACAGCTATCGGGTGGTAG
- a CDS encoding phage tail protein — protein MAEQVLTVTTAYAREQMARARAEGGTLTKVVKMAFGSGGVDQAGKPLPLDGTEQVLKKELIQKEITSFEFIAPATICYICSLAETELAGETINELALVDSTGKLTAIRTMTNKVKDSDMEFIFEIDDIY, from the coding sequence ATGGCAGAACAAGTTCTAACAGTCACAACTGCTTATGCAAGAGAACAAATGGCACGTGCCCGCGCTGAAGGAGGAACGCTGACAAAAGTGGTAAAAATGGCGTTTGGTAGCGGGGGTGTAGATCAAGCGGGAAAACCACTGCCTTTGGACGGAACAGAACAGGTGTTGAAAAAGGAACTGATCCAAAAGGAAATTACTAGTTTTGAATTCATTGCGCCTGCGACCATCTGTTATATTTGCTCACTAGCGGAAACTGAATTGGCGGGTGAGACTATTAATGAGCTTGCACTAGTAGATTCGACGGGTAAGCTGACAGCTATTCGTACGATGACTAATAAAGTGAAAGATAGTGATATGGAGTTTATTTTTGAAATTGATGACATTTATTAA
- a CDS encoding putative phage tail protein has protein sequence MSNDVTNSFKNLLNNPDQGKSTNRSGTFAKQITTLAGVTEGQINSLQGLELFSYLPAYYENSRVMHVNMDVKGSELDSLYLALDETLAQFFVRTATWALESWEMELGIPVDLEKPLEQRRSVVESKLRGSGKFSGDLIRKIMNSFGVEGEVDFHPTEYKFGLSFENRIPENMIDFKKIIEDIKPAHLVFYMNNKTRLAFLHETDMVSRIRLRSRVRFFGGKPWYLDGVELLNGIASLSGWTEEPMRYLNRTKLVIQHRMDHHQEGNVKIRNHYWKLDGSMMLDGSQMLSSTEKVISI, from the coding sequence GTGAGTAATGATGTAACGAACAGTTTTAAAAATTTATTGAATAACCCAGACCAGGGAAAAAGCACAAACCGTAGTGGCACTTTTGCTAAACAGATAACTACTTTAGCAGGAGTTACAGAGGGCCAGATAAACAGTTTGCAGGGTCTTGAGCTATTTTCCTATCTTCCGGCCTATTATGAGAACTCCCGTGTTATGCACGTCAATATGGATGTAAAGGGTAGTGAACTAGATTCCCTATATCTCGCGCTGGATGAAACATTAGCCCAATTTTTTGTACGCACCGCCACTTGGGCGCTGGAAAGCTGGGAGATGGAGTTAGGTATCCCGGTCGATTTGGAAAAGCCGTTGGAACAGCGACGTTCTGTTGTGGAGTCGAAACTCCGTGGAAGCGGTAAATTTTCAGGAGACTTAATACGGAAAATCATGAACTCTTTTGGTGTGGAAGGGGAAGTAGACTTTCATCCGACGGAGTATAAGTTCGGTTTAAGCTTTGAAAACCGTATTCCTGAAAATATGATTGATTTCAAAAAGATCATAGAGGATATTAAGCCTGCTCATCTTGTATTTTATATGAATAACAAAACTAGGCTTGCATTTCTTCATGAGACTGATATGGTTTCTCGTATCCGATTACGATCGAGAGTTCGCTTTTTTGGTGGGAAGCCATGGTATTTAGATGGTGTTGAGTTACTGAATGGAATAGCCTCTTTGTCGGGATGGACAGAGGAGCCTATGCGATATTTGAACCGTACAAAACTAGTCATCCAGCATCGAATGGATCATCATCAGGAAGGCAACGTGAAAATTCGAAACCATTATTGGAAGTTAGATGGCAGCATGATGCTGGATGGAAGTCAGATGTTAAGCTCAACCGAGAAAGTCATTTCAATTTAA
- a CDS encoding baseplate J/gp47 family protein, giving the protein MADLPEYLVDQTEEEILNRMLEKVPSDIDKSEGSFIWDAQAPVAFMLSEAAIWAQELLRRGFASTAASDNPDFRSPELDLRTAEHGVTRREAVAASGKVKFTGTAGTIVPAGTLVATPADDVSGEASIEYATTASVTLDEQGTGEAAIRAVNPGRSGNVPAGVIQVMATPISGVSSVINTEETKSGTDVESDQLLLERFYAKVRNQGTSGNKAQYTQWANEIAGVGGVEVVPLWKGPGTVGLYVLDTDKRAASPDIVAAVQKYIDPTQDGQGEGLAPAGPVVTIMPATEVEINISVKVQRTKEKPSTLDEIKKLIENGVLTYLKQLAFYKADPLVRYTRISAVLLDIPIIIDFSELKINGQSNQNIEIGSGQVAVLGTVSVSE; this is encoded by the coding sequence ATGGCAGACTTGCCGGAATATTTGGTAGACCAGACGGAAGAGGAAATTTTAAATCGAATGCTGGAAAAAGTGCCTTCGGACATCGATAAGTCCGAGGGCTCTTTTATTTGGGATGCGCAGGCGCCAGTAGCATTTATGCTCTCTGAAGCGGCAATCTGGGCGCAGGAGCTGCTGCGTCGGGGTTTTGCCAGCACAGCAGCCAGTGATAACCCGGATTTTCGCTCGCCGGAACTGGATTTGCGTACAGCAGAGCATGGAGTGACACGACGGGAAGCCGTTGCGGCCTCAGGGAAGGTCAAGTTCACAGGCACAGCTGGAACAATCGTTCCGGCGGGAACGTTGGTGGCGACTCCAGCAGATGATGTATCCGGGGAAGCCTCTATTGAATATGCGACCACGGCATCGGTCACGCTGGATGAACAGGGCACCGGGGAAGCGGCCATTCGGGCGGTTAATCCTGGACGCAGCGGCAACGTGCCAGCGGGTGTCATTCAGGTGATGGCTACTCCGATTAGCGGGGTTTCCTCCGTGATCAATACGGAGGAAACCAAAAGCGGCACAGACGTTGAGAGCGACCAGCTGTTGCTGGAGCGGTTTTATGCCAAGGTGCGGAACCAGGGTACAAGCGGCAACAAGGCGCAGTATACCCAGTGGGCGAATGAGATTGCTGGAGTGGGTGGCGTGGAAGTTGTTCCGCTCTGGAAAGGGCCAGGAACAGTGGGGTTATATGTGCTGGATACGGACAAACGAGCTGCCAGTCCGGATATCGTGGCTGCGGTGCAGAAGTATATTGATCCGACTCAGGATGGGCAAGGGGAAGGGCTGGCACCAGCAGGTCCCGTGGTGACGATCATGCCAGCGACAGAAGTGGAGATTAACATTTCGGTCAAGGTACAGCGCACCAAAGAGAAGCCGTCCACACTGGATGAAATCAAAAAGCTGATCGAAAACGGTGTGCTGACGTATTTGAAGCAGCTTGCTTTTTACAAGGCAGATCCGTTGGTAAGGTACACCCGGATTTCTGCTGTGCTGTTAGACATTCCAATTATTATTGATTTCTCTGAGCTGAAAATCAACGGACAGAGCAATCAGAATATTGAGATTGGATCAGGTCAGGTAGCCGTGCTGGGGACGGTGAGCGTCAGTGAGTAA
- a CDS encoding DUF2634 domain-containing protein: MDVANLFPETDDMIWTDTDVTDPDVLEDNRAVFGRSWRFDFEAGEFVMSPSRKIVTTGEKEAWVQWCEKAIRTPRYRHVIYSPDYGSELEELIGSSYGHGVQESEIKRMVTEALLADARTASVDQFTFRWEGEVCYFSCQITNVRDETEIVESVVI; encoded by the coding sequence ATGGACGTGGCTAATTTGTTTCCCGAAACAGATGATATGATCTGGACAGACACAGATGTGACTGACCCGGATGTACTGGAGGATAACCGTGCTGTATTTGGGCGAAGCTGGAGATTTGATTTTGAAGCTGGGGAGTTTGTAATGAGCCCTAGCCGTAAAATCGTGACTACAGGCGAGAAAGAAGCTTGGGTACAGTGGTGTGAAAAAGCCATACGCACTCCTCGCTATCGTCATGTGATCTATTCGCCTGACTATGGAAGTGAGCTGGAGGAGCTGATTGGCAGCAGCTATGGGCACGGTGTGCAAGAAAGTGAAATTAAGCGCATGGTCACAGAGGCGTTGCTAGCAGATGCACGTACGGCTAGTGTGGATCAGTTCACGTTTCGCTGGGAAGGTGAGGTATGCTATTTTAGCTGCCAGATTACGAACGTGCGGGATGAGACAGAAATTGTGGAAAGTGTGGTGATCTAA
- a CDS encoding XkdQ/YqbQ family protein: MSYKVILQDKYDLSPLVENINLRDSLEQIAYQGTVNLVVTSDMPTISPGMSIRVSGIPYGKKDYVPLLSPAVIWEVETSNNGLKRMTLTLYDRTVYLDKSEDEYLLPAKQTATQRFQKYARDWKLKIASLPDTKKQLGRAVYRTQSIYSMMLGDLRETAKAGGKLYHPRMISSGLELYELGTNKDVYVLERVTDTTQSRTLEGAATRVKVLATAASETGKEVPSKVMALEEKDIAKYGTLQVIVQDDEVKSGAAARELAKSKLRGIQQTISVNAPDMNTIRAGDAVMLGNMKLLVISVSRELGNPGSMSLELGTYDDVKRRFYLE; the protein is encoded by the coding sequence ATGAGCTATAAAGTCATTTTACAGGATAAATATGATCTTTCGCCACTTGTGGAGAACATTAATTTAAGAGATTCGCTGGAGCAAATCGCCTATCAGGGGACGGTCAATTTGGTCGTTACGTCCGATATGCCGACCATTTCTCCAGGGATGTCAATCCGGGTTAGTGGTATTCCTTATGGTAAAAAAGACTATGTTCCTTTGTTATCTCCAGCGGTGATCTGGGAAGTGGAAACCTCCAACAACGGGCTTAAACGTATGACGCTGACGCTATATGACCGTACGGTATATTTGGACAAGTCCGAGGATGAATATTTGCTCCCTGCCAAGCAGACGGCTACCCAGCGTTTTCAGAAATATGCGAGGGATTGGAAGCTGAAAATCGCTTCTTTGCCGGACACAAAAAAGCAGCTCGGGCGCGCCGTATACCGGACGCAGTCCATTTATTCCATGATGCTGGGCGATCTGCGGGAGACGGCCAAGGCGGGCGGCAAGCTGTATCATCCACGTATGATTTCTTCCGGCTTGGAGCTGTACGAACTGGGCACGAACAAAGATGTGTACGTCTTGGAGAGAGTGACTGATACGACACAATCCCGTACATTGGAAGGCGCAGCCACGAGAGTAAAGGTGTTGGCTACGGCGGCCAGTGAAACGGGGAAAGAGGTTCCTTCCAAGGTGATGGCGCTTGAGGAAAAGGATATTGCCAAATATGGAACACTTCAGGTGATCGTACAGGATGACGAGGTGAAATCGGGTGCGGCGGCACGTGAGTTGGCCAAAAGTAAGCTGAGAGGCATACAACAAACGATATCGGTAAATGCACCAGATATGAATACGATTCGAGCAGGAGACGCGGTAATGTTAGGGAACATGAAGCTGCTGGTGATTTCAGTAAGCAGGGAATTGGGCAACCCTGGCAGTATGTCGCTAGAACTCGGAACGTATGACGATGTAAAAAGGAGGTTTTACCTTGAATAA